One stretch of Accipiter gentilis chromosome 20, bAccGen1.1, whole genome shotgun sequence DNA includes these proteins:
- the PAK1IP1 gene encoding p21-activated protein kinase-interacting protein 1 isoform X2, producing the protein MKKKIEHGALLQHNGTITCLEFYGTAHLLSGAEDGLICIWNTKRWECLKSIKAHKGHVTSLSIHPSGKLALSVGTDKTLRTWNLVEGRSAFIKNLKQNAHIIKWSPDGERYVTVITNKVDIYKLDTASITGTITTEKRISSLRFITDSILAIAGDDEIIRFYSCDSQKCLCEFKAHENRIKDIYSFEREGRHVIVTASSDGYIKMWNLDLNKIKDVPSLLCEVNTKARLTCLAVWLDQASEMKENSDKAATLSQANENEKSSIVRKNKVCRTDKSDRAAKKKREITPEKQKSEAPLQKKKKKQNSSS; encoded by the exons ACTGCTGCAACACAATG GCACAATAACTTGTTTGGAGTTCTATGGTACTGCGCATCTACTGAGTGGGGCTGAAGATGGACTAATTTGTATCTGGAACACAAAGAGATGGGAATGTCTGAAATCTATTAAGGCACATAA gGGGCATGTGACATCTCTTTCTATTCATCCTTCTGGGAAGTTAGCTTTGTCAGTAGGAACAGATAAAACATTAAG AACTTGGAATCTTGTAGAAGGACGATCAGCCTTTATCAAAAACCTGAAGCAAA ATGCCCACATAATTAAATGGTCCCCTGATGGAGAGAGGTATGTGACCGTGATAACAAATAAAGTGGATATCTACAAACTTGACACAGCTTCAATCACTGGCACTATCACAACAGAGAAGAGGATTTCCTCACTTAGATTTATTACA GATTCTATCCTTGCCATAGCTGGAGATGATGAAATTATAAGGTTCTACAGCTGTGACTCTCAAAAATGCCTGTGTGAATTTAAAGCTCATGAAAACAG aataaaAGATATCTATAGTTTTGAAAGAGAAGGACGACATGTAATTGTTACTGCATCCAGTGATGGTTACATTAAAATGTGGAATCTGGATCTTAATAAG ATTAAAGATGTGCCGTCTTTACTGTGTGAAGTCAATACCAAAGCTAGGCTGACATGTCTTGCAGTATGGCTTGACCAAgcttcagaaatgaaagaaaattctgATAAAGCTGCAACATTATCTCAAG caaatgaaaatgaaaaatcatcaaTAGTCAGGAAAAACAAAGTTTGTAGGACTGACAAAAGTGacagagcagcaaaaaaaaagagagaaattactcCAGAGAAGCAAAAATCGGAAGCTCcactgcaaaagaagaaaaagaaacagaatagcTCATCATGA